In Bacteroidales bacterium, one genomic interval encodes:
- a CDS encoding SIS domain-containing protein, translating into MDFVRTILEKESRAILSIPVGKEYDLAVELIYEHVHQKNGKVVASGVGKAGQIALNIATTFSSTGTPAVFLHPADAQHGDLGVLQKNDILLLVSNSGKTREIIELLQLARNLYPDIPSILITGNRQSVLASQVNVLLFTGAPEEVCPLGLTPTTSTTVMTVIGDILITLMMKKIQFTIEDYAKRHHAGYLGQKSREFINK; encoded by the coding sequence ATGGATTTTGTGCGAACAATATTAGAAAAAGAGTCTCGTGCTATTTTATCCATTCCTGTGGGGAAAGAATATGATCTTGCCGTTGAGCTTATCTACGAACACGTACACCAAAAGAATGGAAAGGTGGTAGCATCCGGAGTAGGCAAAGCAGGGCAGATTGCTTTAAATATTGCCACGACATTTTCTTCGACAGGTACACCTGCTGTTTTTCTGCATCCAGCCGATGCTCAGCATGGCGATTTGGGAGTTTTGCAGAAAAACGATATTCTATTACTTGTGTCAAATTCTGGTAAGACGCGTGAAATTATTGAATTGCTACAATTAGCACGCAACTTATATCCCGACATTCCATCTATTCTCATAACAGGTAATCGTCAAAGTGTACTTGCTTCTCAGGTAAACGTATTGCTTTTTACCGGTGCACCTGAAGAAGTTTGTCCACTTGGACTGACTCCGACAACATCAACCACTGTGATGACTGTCATAGGAGATATTCTTATAACATTGATGATGAAAAAAATACAATTTACTATTGAAGATTACGCTAAACGTCATCATGCTGGATATCTTGGCCAAAAGTCAAGAGAGTTTATCAACAAATAA
- the kdsA gene encoding 3-deoxy-8-phosphooctulonate synthase: MICIAGPCVVENEKILSRVAEVIVSLQQRFPDIQFYFKSSYKKANRTKYSSFQGIDRQQALKLLQDIRMEFRIPVLTDVHESWECEEVSQYVDVLQIPAFLCRQTDLLLAAAKTGKPVNIKKGQFMSPESMAFAVEKVRSTGNQQIWLTERGTTFGYERLVVDMTGIPEMKKHEVPVIIDVTHSLQRPNQDSGVTGGKREMIQTIALAGIAAGADGIFVETHPSPPTALSDAATQLPLDELPLLIERVKKLYDFMKTLTVE, translated from the coding sequence ATGATATGTATTGCAGGACCTTGTGTGGTTGAAAATGAGAAGATTCTCTCTAGGGTAGCCGAAGTCATTGTTTCTTTACAACAACGTTTTCCTGATATTCAATTTTACTTTAAAAGTTCCTACAAGAAAGCCAATCGAACAAAATATAGTAGTTTTCAAGGGATAGATAGACAACAAGCTTTGAAATTATTACAAGACATTCGAATGGAATTCCGAATTCCCGTGCTGACCGATGTTCATGAAAGTTGGGAGTGTGAAGAAGTAAGCCAGTATGTAGATGTGTTACAAATTCCTGCTTTTTTATGCAGGCAAACCGATTTGTTACTAGCAGCTGCTAAGACAGGTAAACCCGTAAATATTAAAAAGGGCCAATTTATGTCGCCTGAATCTATGGCTTTTGCTGTCGAGAAAGTCAGAAGCACAGGGAATCAACAGATATGGTTAACGGAGCGGGGTACCACTTTTGGTTACGAAAGACTCGTGGTCGATATGACCGGCATACCGGAAATGAAAAAACATGAAGTCCCCGTTATAATCGATGTAACTCATTCTCTACAAAGACCAAACCAGGATTCAGGTGTAACTGGTGGCAAACGTGAAATGATTCAAACAATCGCGCTTGCTGGGATAGCAGCTGGAGCAGATGGTATTTTTGTAGAAACACATCCCTCTCCACCCACTGCCTTGAGTGATGCAGCAACTCAATTGCCACTCGATGAACTTCCATTGCTCATCGAAAGGGTGAAAAAGTTATATGATTTTATGAAAACCCTCACCGTTGAATGA
- a CDS encoding T9SS type A sorting domain-containing protein produces MYWKIFKIVYLFLGACRFMMAQPVITESHMPKPNQYFYISKSTDNLDPSYFAPGENLSWDFSSLISLSRDTINFYHVISSEVPLVYATVFYNPLNPSHKATVCKRDDDFSMGPSVEATDVFSFFKLTSSAFIQVGTGATINGVPTAIQWTPTDTIYDLPLSYQSSGSSYSFYDINIPSIGYFSEKRWRQYEVNAYGNAVTPMGTFNTLRVRTNMQYHDSIYYEQFGFGFPIQRSETIYEWYTPDFSIPLVRIIQNFQMNRIEFIDTSNITGLASYLAVPFTIYPVPASDQINILTSCEPPFFLQVFDPLGKIILSEYITEKKSIFVFPVTDFNDGIYFLQLKKSENVYQRKFIIQR; encoded by the coding sequence ATGTATTGGAAAATATTTAAAATTGTTTATTTATTTTTGGGGGCATGTAGATTCATGATGGCCCAACCTGTTATAACTGAAAGTCACATGCCCAAACCAAATCAATATTTTTACATCAGCAAAAGTACGGATAACCTTGACCCTTCCTATTTTGCACCTGGTGAAAATTTAAGCTGGGATTTTTCATCACTAATCAGTTTATCTCGAGACACCATCAATTTTTATCATGTTATCTCTAGTGAAGTTCCTCTGGTATATGCCACTGTTTTCTATAACCCCCTGAATCCTTCACATAAAGCTACTGTTTGTAAGAGAGACGATGACTTTTCGATGGGTCCTTCTGTCGAAGCGACCGATGTTTTTTCGTTTTTCAAACTAACATCAAGTGCATTTATTCAAGTTGGAACTGGTGCTACTATTAATGGAGTTCCTACTGCTATCCAGTGGACACCAACAGATACTATTTACGATTTACCATTATCCTACCAAAGCAGTGGTAGCTCATATTCGTTTTATGATATCAATATTCCATCCATAGGTTATTTTAGCGAAAAAAGATGGCGTCAGTATGAAGTAAATGCCTATGGAAACGCAGTAACTCCTATGGGAACATTTAACACTCTAAGAGTTAGAACCAATATGCAATACCATGACTCCATTTACTACGAACAATTTGGTTTTGGTTTTCCTATTCAACGAAGTGAAACCATATACGAATGGTATACTCCCGATTTTTCAATCCCTCTCGTCAGAATTATTCAGAATTTTCAAATGAATCGTATAGAATTCATCGATACTTCAAACATCACAGGTCTTGCTTCCTATTTAGCCGTCCCTTTCACCATTTATCCTGTTCCTGCTTCAGATCAAATTAACATACTTACTTCATGCGAACCTCCATTTTTTTTGCAAGTGTTTGATCCTCTAGGTAAAATCATCTTATCTGAATATATCACTGAAAAGAAGTCAATATTTGTTTTTCCAGTTACCGATTTTAACGACGGAATATACTTCCTGCAACTAAAGAAATCTGAAAATGTTTATCAGCGAAAATTTATCATTCAACGGTGA